Proteins encoded together in one Accipiter gentilis chromosome 16, bAccGen1.1, whole genome shotgun sequence window:
- the LOC126046437 gene encoding myosin light polypeptide 6 isoform X3, protein MCDFSEEQTAEFKEAFQLFDRTGDGKILYSQCGDVMRALGQNPTNAEVMKVLGNPKSDEMNLKTLNFEQFLPMMQTIAKNKDQGCFEDYVEGLRVFDKEGNGTVMGAEIRHVLVTLGEKMTEEEVEQLVAGHEDSNGCINYEELVRMVLSG, encoded by the exons ATG TGCGATTTCTCGGAGGAGCAGACTGCGG AGTTCAAGGAGGCGTTCCAGCTCTTCGACCGCACCGGGGATGGAAAGATCCTGTACAGCCAGTGCGGGGATGTGATGCGGGCGCTGGGCCAGAACCCCACCAACGCCGAGGTCATGAAGGTGCTGGGCAACCCCAAGAGCGATG AGATGAACCTGAAAACGCTGAACTTCGAGCAGTTCCTGCCCATGATGCAAACCATCGCCAAGAACAAGGACCAGGGCTGCTTCGAGGACTACGTGGAGGGGCTGCGGGTCTTTGACAAGGAGGGCAACGGCACCGTCATGGGGGCCGAGATCCGCCACGTCCTCGTCACCCTGG GTGAGAAGATgacggaggaggaggtggagcagctggtggctgggcatgaggacaGCAACGGCTGCATCAACTACGAAG AGCTGGTCCGGATGGTGCTGAGCGGCTGA
- the LOC126046437 gene encoding myosin light polypeptide 6 isoform X2, which yields MCDFSEEQTAEFKEAFQLFDRTGDGKILYSQCGDVMRALGQNPTNAEVMKVLGNPKSDEMNLKTLNFEQFLPMMQTIAKNKDQGCFEDYVEGLRVFDKEGNGTVMGAEIRHVLVTLGEKMTEEEVEQLVAGHEDSNGCINYEAFVRHILSG from the exons ATG TGCGATTTCTCGGAGGAGCAGACTGCGG AGTTCAAGGAGGCGTTCCAGCTCTTCGACCGCACCGGGGATGGAAAGATCCTGTACAGCCAGTGCGGGGATGTGATGCGGGCGCTGGGCCAGAACCCCACCAACGCCGAGGTCATGAAGGTGCTGGGCAACCCCAAGAGCGATG AGATGAACCTGAAAACGCTGAACTTCGAGCAGTTCCTGCCCATGATGCAAACCATCGCCAAGAACAAGGACCAGGGCTGCTTCGAGGACTACGTGGAGGGGCTGCGGGTCTTTGACAAGGAGGGCAACGGCACCGTCATGGGGGCCGAGATCCGCCACGTCCTCGTCACCCTGG GTGAGAAGATgacggaggaggaggtggagcagctggtggctgggcatgaggacaGCAACGGCTGCATCAACTACGAAG cgTTTGTGAGACACATCTTGTCAGGGTGA